Proteins from one Shewanella pealeana ATCC 700345 genomic window:
- a CDS encoding response regulator, giving the protein MDKATVLVVDDTPENIDILVGILGGDYKVKVAIDGPKALALASKSSPDLILLDVMMPGMNGYEVCKRLKQEPLTNHIPVIFVTALTEVADETQGFELGAVDYITKPVSAPVVKARVKTHLALYDQKRLLEQQVKARTKELEETRFEIIRRLGRAAEYKDNETGLHVVRMSHYARLLAMQSGLPEHYCELIYNAAPMHDIGKIGTPDSILKKPASLDDNEWDEMQRHAEIGAEIIGEHNDPLLEMARRIALTHHEKWDGSGYPYGLSGEDIPIDGRIVAIADVFDALTSIRPYKKAWTIEATMALIEDESGKHFDPELVKHFKLIIDEVTKVRDAHNESG; this is encoded by the coding sequence ATGGATAAGGCCACCGTTTTAGTTGTGGATGATACCCCTGAGAATATTGATATTTTGGTTGGGATCTTAGGCGGCGATTATAAGGTTAAGGTGGCAATTGATGGTCCTAAAGCCTTGGCGCTAGCCAGTAAAAGTTCACCGGATCTTATATTGCTGGATGTGATGATGCCGGGGATGAATGGCTATGAGGTGTGTAAGCGACTCAAACAGGAGCCGTTAACCAACCATATTCCGGTTATTTTTGTTACCGCCCTTACTGAGGTGGCCGATGAGACCCAGGGGTTTGAGCTTGGCGCCGTCGATTACATTACCAAACCCGTTAGTGCGCCAGTGGTTAAGGCTCGGGTTAAGACCCATTTAGCCCTATATGATCAGAAACGCCTACTCGAGCAGCAAGTTAAGGCACGCACCAAGGAGCTAGAGGAAACTCGCTTCGAGATCATTCGTCGTCTTGGTCGCGCCGCCGAATATAAAGATAATGAAACGGGCTTACATGTGGTGAGAATGAGCCACTATGCGCGTTTGTTAGCTATGCAGTCGGGTCTGCCTGAGCATTACTGCGAGCTTATCTATAACGCCGCGCCTATGCATGATATCGGCAAAATTGGCACGCCAGACTCTATCTTGAAGAAGCCTGCTAGTTTGGATGATAACGAATGGGACGAGATGCAGCGCCATGCTGAAATCGGCGCCGAGATCATAGGTGAGCATAATGATCCGCTATTAGAAATGGCTCGCCGAATCGCACTGACTCATCATGAGAAGTGGGATGGCAGTGGTTACCCTTATGGTTTATCCGGTGAAGATATCCCTATTGATGGCCGCATTGTGGCGATTGCCGACGTGTTCGATGCCTTAACCTCGATTCGTCCCTATAAAAAGGCGTGGACGATTGAGGCGACCATGGCTTTAATAGAGGATGAGTCGGGTAAGCATTTCGATCCAGAGTTGGTGAAGCATTTTAAGCTGATTATCGATGAGGTGACCAAGGTTCGCGATGCCCATAATGAGTCGGGGTAG
- the ygfZ gene encoding tRNA-modifying protein YgfZ codes for MTLSTSQPSWPLNGQQPELLFSQLSHLGLISVTGEQGRSFIHGQVTTDISSLENDQWRWGAHCDPKGKMLASFRTFAKDDTLFIMMPKDTLALDLPQLQKYAVFSKAELADISDAWLLLGVAGEQANAWLTAQFGELSAELTLIDGGIILHDAGRYIVAIDKTHADAFIAKIEQPIFDASAWQTLEILAGYPNLGASHQGQFVPQMCNVQAVNGISFNKGCYMGQETVARMKYRGGNKRALYIVSGKVSAPLTADSQLEIALEDGEGFRRAGTIIEAVQRDGQVLLTAVLANDTQLDAKLRVAGDESSELTLIALPYSLEDQD; via the coding sequence ATGACGCTGTCAACTTCTCAGCCATCTTGGCCTCTTAATGGACAACAGCCTGAGCTGCTTTTTTCACAATTATCTCACTTAGGTTTAATCTCTGTCACTGGCGAGCAGGGTCGCAGCTTTATTCACGGCCAAGTCACCACAGATATCAGCTCACTAGAAAATGACCAATGGCGCTGGGGCGCGCACTGCGATCCTAAAGGTAAGATGCTAGCCAGCTTTAGAACCTTCGCTAAAGATGACACCCTTTTCATTATGATGCCAAAAGACACCTTGGCATTAGATTTACCACAACTGCAAAAGTATGCGGTATTTAGCAAAGCAGAATTAGCCGATATCAGTGATGCTTGGTTACTGCTTGGCGTTGCAGGCGAGCAAGCAAATGCTTGGCTAACGGCGCAGTTTGGTGAGCTGAGTGCAGAGCTAACATTAATCGATGGCGGCATAATCCTCCATGATGCGGGTCGTTATATTGTGGCTATCGACAAGACACATGCTGACGCATTTATCGCTAAAATCGAACAACCTATCTTTGATGCAAGTGCATGGCAAACACTGGAGATCCTAGCGGGTTACCCAAACCTAGGAGCCAGCCATCAAGGCCAGTTTGTACCGCAGATGTGTAACGTACAGGCTGTGAATGGTATCAGCTTCAATAAAGGCTGCTACATGGGGCAAGAGACAGTGGCTCGTATGAAGTACCGTGGTGGTAATAAGCGCGCACTGTATATTGTTAGCGGCAAAGTATCAGCGCCACTCACAGCCGACAGCCAACTCGAAATAGCGTTGGAAGACGGTGAAGGATTCCGCCGCGCAGGTACCATCATCGAGGCGGTTCAACGTGATGGCCAAGTGTTATTAACAGCCGTACTGGCTAACGATACTCAGCTTGATGCCAAGCTTAGAGTAGCCGGTGATGAAAGCTCAGAGCTAACACTGATTGCCTTGCCTTATTCTCTAGAAGATCAAGATTAA